A segment of the Methylomonas paludis genome:
CAGCTTTGAAAGTATCTGTCAGGGTGCGTATCTTATTCTGCTTGGTCTGGTAAAAAAAATGGCCATTGCTGATGGATTGGCAGGTTCAGTATCTTCAATTTACAACACCACTGGTGACGTAGGCTGGTTGGACATCGTAACCGCAACCGTGGCATTTGCAATACAGATATATTGCGATTTTTCAGGTTATTCTGACATAGCCTGTGGTGTCTCACTTTGGTTTGGCATTGAATTATTAAAAAACTTTGATCAACCGTATTTTTCCTTGAATCCTTCAGAGTTTTGGCGACGTTGGCATATCAGTCTGTCAACATGGTTACGGGATTATTTGTATATTCCGTTGGGAGGAAATCGCGGATCGGAAATCATGACATATCGGAATTTGATGTTGACTATGGTGCTTGGCGGCTTATGGCATGGTGCCGCCTGGAACTTTCTGCTTTGGGGTGGTTACCAGGGCGCCATGCTGATTATTCATCGCTTATACGTCGGTAGCAAGCCAAAAGAATTTGCCGGATCATTGTTGTTACGTTTGCCGCGAATGGTGTTTTTTTTCGTGTTTATTTGTTATGGCTGGTTATTGTTTCGGGCTGCATCTTTCGATCAAATCAATACATTCACACAAATATTAATCGGTGATTTATCTGATATGTCCTTGCATATGAAAATCCCGCCTTTAAGTGCTTTATTAGGTATTTTTATTTTAAGTTCAATAGAAGTCTATCAGTTCAAAACTAAAAATATACATTTCTATGCGGGTTTTCCTGCCTTTGCACATGGTGGTGTATATGCTTTACTTATATTTTTGTTCATAATGGGGTTGTCAAATGACAGTCAGCAATTCATCTATTTCCAATTCTGAATTGCACAACACTGCCTTACCGGTTTTAACTGGCCGCCGAATATTCGCCGCTTGTTTGTGGGCATTGCTTTGGCTGATCTTGATAGATATATCGCTAAGTGCATTGTTTGTGATGCCGGATTCACCGCTTGAGCAGCCAAGTAAGCTGCAAAAGTTTTTTGATCATGGTCGTTCAGTTGAAAGTAAATTCAGAAGAATGGTTGGTACTGATCAAGAATCTACAGCCAAAATTGCGTATGCCGGTTGGCTGGTAGAGGAGAGCATTGATCAGCAGCCAAAGGCACCATCCAGTCCAGGCCGCATTTTGGTTGCAGCATACGGACAATCATTTACCTACAATATATGCAAGGCCCTAAACAGTCTGGATCCGCGTTTTGAACTGCGTCTTAAAGGGGGGCCGGCCGCGACTTTGTCGCATTCACATGCTTTTTACAAAATCGATTCCCAGCATCAGCGGGCCGATGTAGTCGTGTTGGGGATATTGGCATCATCCTTGCCCTATATGATGGCACCAACGATATCGACAATAAATTTTGAGGGAGCGGTCCCCTATACATACCCGCTTTATTCCTTGAAAAATGAGCATCTGTCAGCTCAGGATCCCATTATTCATTCCCTGGAAGAGTTGCGAATTGCCCTGTGGAGTAAACCCGCTGTCTGGAACGAATATTTGGCAATGCTCAGAACCACTCCAACCTACAATAGCTGGATATTCGAGTCTGATTGGTTTGATTATTCCTCTTTAGCAAGATTGGTGCGCCGTAGTATTGGCCAAAAGCATGTATAC
Coding sequences within it:
- a CDS encoding MBOAT family O-acyltransferase, with amino-acid sequence MIFNSLSFAIFLPIVLIFYYLSAKRYQNWILLIAGYIFYGVWDIRFLYLVSLSTVLDFCTGLMIANGRMTISQRLAPSCHLLGFALFFLVPDWRAVRFQGMSLGSIDWVRLLAPTSFGLKVLALSALGVAVANIAYPYVIKHMPEKTKRLFFLRCSLIGQLGMLGVFKYYNFFVAEAEACAKSVGFDVPSMHLDIILPIGISFYTFQTLSYVCDVYWGKMQPVSRLRDFALFAAYFPPLVAGPIERASHLIPRILGDRRISFESICQGAYLILLGLVKKMAIADGLAGSVSSIYNTTGDVGWLDIVTATVAFAIQIYCDFSGYSDIACGVSLWFGIELLKNFDQPYFSLNPSEFWRRWHISLSTWLRDYLYIPLGGNRGSEIMTYRNLMLTMVLGGLWHGAAWNFLLWGGYQGAMLIIHRLYVGSKPKEFAGSLLLRLPRMVFFFVFICYGWLLFRAASFDQINTFTQILIGDLSDMSLHMKIPPLSALLGIFILSSIEVYQFKTKNIHFYAGFPAFAHGGVYALLIFLFIMGLSNDSQQFIYFQF